ACGCGCTTGTTTTTGACGGATTTTGAACGCTTCTTTAATTGCTTCGCCTGCGATTTCGCGCACTTTGGCAACCAATTCTTCATTGGTTTCAGGTGCTTTCCAATCCCATACTTCAGGATTTACTTCATCGGCGAACTCGTTGATGGCGTTAATCGCTACCTGCATTTGGTCGTGGCCGTAAACTACGGCACCCAACATCACGTCTTCAGGCAGGATTTTAGCTTCGGATTCCACCATCAAAACGGCTTTGGATGTACCCGCAACCACCAAGTCCAGCTTAGATTTAGCCAATTCGGCTTTGGTCGGGTTCAATACGTACACACCGTTTACATAACCTACGCGTGCGGCACCAATCGGACCGGCAAACGGTACGCCGCTCAACACCAGCGCAGCGGATGCGCCGAGCATGGCAGGAATGTCGGAATCAATTTCAGGGTCAACGGAAACCACCATCGCAACAATTTGGATATCGTGGTAGAAACCTTCAGGGAACAGCGGGCGGATAGGACGGTCAATCAGACGGCTGGTCAGGATTTCTTTTTCGCTTTGTTTACCTTCGCGCTTAAAGAAACCTCCGGGGATTTTACCTGCGGCGTAAGTGCGCTCAAGGTAATCGACAGTCAGAGGGAAGAAGTCTTGACCTTCTTTGACTTCTTTGTTGGTGGTCACAGCGACCAAAACAACGGTATCTCCCATCGATACTTTAACAGCCGCTGCGGCTTGGCGCGCGATTTCGCCGGTTTCCAAGGTAACGGTGTGATTGCCGTATTGGAAGGTTTTAACGTGTTTATCGAACATTTCGTTCCTTTCAGAATGCCGCACGCTAAAACACTAATAATGCACACTAAAAGTGAGAATGTGCATAGTTAGGGTTTCAGGTGTGCGGCGGTTGGTAAAAACTATATTTTTCAGACGACTTCAAACGGTCAATCCAAACGCGCATTATAATAGCAAATGTAAGTAAATCCAAGCATTCATGACAGCGAAAGGTCGTCTGAAACATACTTCTGTGTTTCAGACGACCTTTTATCAAATTTATGATTCGTTGGTTAAAAGATTTAATGCTTCCCGATATTTATCAACTGTTTTCTGAATAACATCGCTAGGGACGTCCGGTGCCGGAGCTTTTTTGTTCCAACCGCTTTGCTCCAACCAATCCCGAACAAATTGCTTGTCAAAAGACGGTGGATTGGTGCCGACTTGATATTGGTCAGCCGGCCAAAAGCGGCTGGAATCGGGCGTCAGTACTTCATCCATCAAGGTTAATGTACCGTTTTCATCCAGCCCGAATTCAAATTTGGTATCGCATATGATGATACCGCGTGATTTTGCATATTCTGCAGCTTCCATATAAAGCTGAATGGCTTTAGCGCGCACTTCAGCCGCCAACTCTTTACCGATAATGCGTTCGCATTCTTCAAAACTGATGTTTTCATCATGATCGCCGACGGCAGCCTTGGTGGACGGGGTAAAAATCACTTCCGGAAGCTGCTGCGCTTCTTTCATCCCTTCGGGAAGTTTGATGCCACATACAGAACCGTTTTTTTGGTAATCTTTCCACCCGCTGCCCGCCAAATAACCGCGCACAATCGCCTCTACTTTGACAGGAGTCAGTTTTTTGGCGACAACCGCGCGTTTCTCGATGGCTTTGGCTTCACGTTCAGGCAACACATCATAAACCGTATCGCCGGTAAAATGATTGGGCATGATATGCGCCAGTTTTTGAAACCAGAAATTGGAAATCTGCGTCAGAATTTCTCCTTTACCCGGAATCGGATTGTCTAAAATCACGTCAAATGCAGACAATCGGTCGGATGCGACCATCAACATGCGCTTGCTGTCGATTTCGTATAAATCTCGCACTTTTCCGGAGTAAATCTTTTTCAAGCTGATTTCGGACATTTCAGGTTTCTCCCTTCGCTGACTCGGTTTAAACAGGATTCCGTTATTTTATCCGAATTTGGATTTTTGGGTCAGATTGTTTACAAAATAGGTCGTCTGAAAACGTTTTGCACGGATGCAGACGCTTTCAGACGACCTTATCAATCCTAAGTATAGCTAATCAGGGATTAGATGCTAGGCACTTGGGTTTGTTGTTGGATGCTGTTTACAGCTGACAGAGAGTAGTAATCGCCATGACCGGTTACTTCGTAAGTACTGCCATCGGCAAACTTGAAGTTTTCGATCTTATGGTTGTTACCGGAGAACCAGTCGTCAATGGTAACAGTGTCACCGCCGCCGACAGATACGGTCAGGCTGTTGCCTGTTTTGCTCAACAACACGTCGGAAGCAGAAATACCTTTGCCGAATTGCAGGGTATCGTTACCGCTTTCGTCTTGGATGGTGTCACGACCGTAACCTTTATCGAAGAAGTAGGTATCGTCGCCGGTACCGCCGATCAGGACATCGTTGCCGATGCCGCCGTCGAGGTAGTCGTTACCGTCTTTACCAACCAGACAGTCGTCGCCTGCCAAGCCGTACAGGTGGTTGTTGCCGGAGTTGCCGTTGATGTCGTTGTTCAGAGCGTTACCAGTACCGTTGAGGTTGCCGGAACCTTGCAAGAACAGGTGTTCAACGTTGTCGGTCAGGGTGTAGTCGATTACTGTACGGACAGTATCAATACCGCCGTTTAAATTACCATATTCGATAACTTCGTCGCCTTTGTGATCAACAAAGTAAACGTCATTACCATCACCACCGCGCATGATGTCAGCGTCGGCACCACCGTTCAAGTAGTCGTTACCGTCACCGCCTTGCAGGTAGTCTTTACCGCCTTGACCGTACAGAGAGTCGCCGTTGTTACCGCCTTGCAAAGTGTCGTTGCCGTCACCGCCGTAAATCACGTCGGCACCGTCGCCGCCATAAATCACGTCTTCACCACTAGTACCGTAAATGGTATCTTTCTTATCAGTACCTACGGTATTGGTCAGGCCATTTTTATCTTTGGTCGAACCATCAACATGGATAATGTTGCCCGGATTTTTGTCGTCATGTCCGTAGGTATTTTGTTGGTTTTGATCATCAACACAATCTTTGCAGTCTTTATCGTTGGGTTTAGGCTGCGGTTTGGGCTGCGGTTGAGGTTTAGGCTGCGGCTGCGGCTGCGGTTGAGGTTTAGGCTGCGGCTGAGGTTGTGGCTGCGGCTTAGGTTGGGGTTGTGGGTGTGGTTGAGGCTGTGGTTTTGGTTCAACCGGTGGGCAGTAAGGATCAACATGCTTTGGAGGAACCGGTTTTGGAGCTGGTTTAGGGTAATAAGGTTTACCCGGATTGCATTTGAAATCAATAATAATGCATTTGTACACGGGTTTCGGCGGAGGGCAGTAGGCACCATGACCGAATTTGCCGTGAGGCATTTTGAAGCCGTGTGAAGAACCGTAGTTATGGAAACCGCCTTTGTAACCGAAACCGCCATGGCTAGGAGGGCAGTAAGGATTGTAGGGTTTAGCCGGAGGGCAGTATGAGTTGAAGTGGGCTTTAGAAGAATAGCCGCCATAATGATAAGTCATGATAAATCACTCCCAGAATATATGTAATTAAGAAGCATAGGCCTTTTGTCAAAAAGCAAACTGATCAAACTGCCTACACTGTTATTCTAGTGATATTTCATGATTAACTGTTTTTCAATTCGCTAACGGTTGAAATTTCAGACGAATGGAAACATTTTTTAAAGCAATCAAATTTAAATTGACACTTTATTCTAATGATAATTCCTTTTTAAAAAACAAGATATTGATTATTTTGTCGAAATAATATTATTTATTTCAACGTACTATTTATTGTTTTTTTCCACAACAGAGATTCCTTTTTTCCCTCTTCAAACAAAATTTTTCATCATCCGTCTTATCTTACCACCAAATATTAGCGAGACATTGCAACGATCGTTCCTTACCCCGTTCAAATTTTCCGATAAACATAAGTTCAAAACGGTGAAGGCGTAAAATGCTGTTAAGAGCTGATGTTTGCTCTATAATGATGTCCATCTTGCCGAAACAATATTCATTAAGGAGATATACCATGAGGACTCTGCTGACAGGCTCTAAAGGACAACTCGCACACTGCTTCCGAGACCGACTTCCTGATAATTGGGAGCTGATTGCTACTGACTCCTCTTCCTTGGATATTACAGATGCTGATGCTGTACGCAATATGGTTCAAAGCTTTCAACCCGATGCAATTGTCAATGCCGCTGCCTATACCGCTGTCGATCGCGCAGAAACAAACGTTCCTGCAGCATTTGCCGTTAACGCCGCAGCCGTTCACAACCTTGCCGATGCGGCACGTTCTGTTCATGCCCGATTTATCCATGTATCGACCGATTACGTTTTCGACGGGACAAGCAAAACGCCCTATCGTGAACATGACTACACCAATCCGCAAAGCGTATATGGCCGCACTAAAGCCACCGGCGAACTACTCGCGCTTGCCGCTAATCCGGAAAGCACAATTATCCGTACCTCTTGGCTATTTAGCGAATACGGCAATAATTTTGTTAAAACCATGCTGCGCTTGGCAAAAGAACGAGACAGCCTTTCCGTTGTCAACGATCAAATCGGATGCCCGACCTATGCGGGGGATTTGGCGCAAGCCATCATTACCCTTTTGCAACACCCATCGCCTTCTAGAGGGATCTACCACTTCGGCGGCAACAAATCGGTTACTTGGTATGAATTCAGTCAAACTATCTTTCAAACAGCACTAAAACATGACAATAATTTCAAAATGCCGCAATTAACACCCATCACCACTGATCAATATCCTCTTCCTGCACCACGTCCCGAGTACAGTATTATGGATTGTCGAAAAATCGAAAACGATTACGGCATCAAACCCTCTGACTGGCAAAAAGCTTTAAACGACATCATCGGTAAATTGGACTAATCTTTACTGAAAAGCCCCTGTTATCAGGGGCTTTTTTATATAAACGTCAAGCCTTACGAAACAGGTATTTAACTTTACACAATTCATCTTTTA
Above is a window of Neisseria mucosa DNA encoding:
- a CDS encoding phosphoribosylaminoimidazolesuccinocarboxamide synthase, translating into MSEISLKKIYSGKVRDLYEIDSKRMLMVASDRLSAFDVILDNPIPGKGEILTQISNFWFQKLAHIMPNHFTGDTVYDVLPEREAKAIEKRAVVAKKLTPVKVEAIVRGYLAGSGWKDYQKNGSVCGIKLPEGMKEAQQLPEVIFTPSTKAAVGDHDENISFEECERIIGKELAAEVRAKAIQLYMEAAEYAKSRGIIICDTKFEFGLDENGTLTLMDEVLTPDSSRFWPADQYQVGTNPPSFDKQFVRDWLEQSGWNKKAPAPDVPSDVIQKTVDKYREALNLLTNES
- a CDS encoding calcium-binding protein — protein: MTNTVGTDKKDTIYGTSGEDVIYGGDGADVIYGGDGNDTLQGGNNGDSLYGQGGKDYLQGGDGNDYLNGGADADIMRGGDGNDVYFVDHKGDEVIEYGNLNGGIDTVRTVIDYTLTDNVEHLFLQGSGNLNGTGNALNNDINGNSGNNHLYGLAGDDCLVGKDGNDYLDGGIGNDVLIGGTGDDTYFFDKGYGRDTIQDESGNDTLQFGKGISASDVLLSKTGNSLTVSVGGGDTVTIDDWFSGNNHKIENFKFADGSTYEVTGHGDYYSLSAVNSIQQQTQVPSI
- the rfbD gene encoding dTDP-4-dehydrorhamnose reductase, with translation MRTLLTGSKGQLAHCFRDRLPDNWELIATDSSSLDITDADAVRNMVQSFQPDAIVNAAAYTAVDRAETNVPAAFAVNAAAVHNLADAARSVHARFIHVSTDYVFDGTSKTPYREHDYTNPQSVYGRTKATGELLALAANPESTIIRTSWLFSEYGNNFVKTMLRLAKERDSLSVVNDQIGCPTYAGDLAQAIITLLQHPSPSRGIYHFGGNKSVTWYEFSQTIFQTALKHDNNFKMPQLTPITTDQYPLPAPRPEYSIMDCRKIENDYGIKPSDWQKALNDIIGKLD